GGCCGGATGGGTCGCTGGAGGCTGGGTGTGGTGCCTGGTGGTTTTCGGTTGCGCCGCGGCGAGCCTGCTCACTGCGCGGGGATGGATTCATCATCTCGTGCGACGCTTGTCCGGCATGACCGGTGACACCTTCGGAAGTATCAATGAGGTGACGCAGATGACGTTCTGGGTTTTGACGGCGCTGATTGTGGCGGCGGTGTCATGATTGACGATCTTGGTGCCCAGGTGCCGGTGAGTGGGCCGGTGCGGCGAGTCGTGAGCTTGGTGCCCTCGATTACCGAGGCCATCGCGATGACATGTCCGGACGTCCTCGTGGGGTGTACTGATTACTGCATCCGTCCGGCCAATCTGGAACAGGTCGTGGGGCATGAGGTGGCCCGGGTCAGGGGCACGAAGAATCCACATCGCGCGGCTATCGTCGACCTACGCCCTGACCTCGTCGTCGCCAATCAGGAGGAGAACCGCGAATACGACGTCGCCTTGTTACGCGAGGCAGGGGTCCCTGTGTGGGTGACGCGGATCGACACGGTTTCCGAGGCTCTCACCAGCCTGACGAGGCTCTTCAGCGAAGGGTTTTGCGTCGAGAAACCGGAATGGCTGTGTGACGCCGCGGCGGAATGGGAGGAGCCGTGGAGTGGCGAGAGCCGAACCGCCATCGTCGCAGTGTGGCGGGACCCGTGGATCTGCGTAGGACAAGACACCTATATTGCCGATGTGTTGAGGAAGGTCGGGGTGACGTTGGTCAGCCTGCCGGGGGAGTCGCGCTACCCTCACGTCGACCTGGACGATCTCATCTCGGCCCGCCCGGACCGCGTCATTCTGCCTGACGAGCCCTACCAATTCGGGATCGACGATGTGTCGGCTTTCCCCGACCTCGACGTCCGTCTCGTCGACGGTCAGAGGCTGGCCTGGTACGGTCCGTCTATGGTCGGGGCCCGTCGCTACCTGTCCGAGGTGTTGTCCTGACGACACCGACGGCATCCGAAGCCAGCTAGGCCATCCTGACGACATGTGCCACAATGTCCCACGTCGCCAGGAGGCGGCAGGCCTCTGTAGCTCAGTTGGTAGAGCGCCGCTCTTGTAAAGCGATGGTCGCGGGTTCGAATCCTGTCAGAGGCTCCACCTGTCTCTCAGGCCATCACCTGCTCCCATTCATCGCGGCGGTCCAGCATTGTGCGGGCGGCGTCTTGGGCAGCCTTGATGGAATGGTTGGCTCCCCATCCGCACTGCACCTCGTTGGCGGCGGGGGTGGCGTCGAGCTCGAGGATGTCGCGCAGGGTCGTCTCGACGAGCTCGCAGATGGCCGGGACGTCCGGTTCGCCGACCATGATGAGGTAGAACCCGGTCTGGCATCCCATCGGCCCGAAGTCGATGACGGACTCCGAATGGTTACGCACGCACTCGGCGAAGGAGTGCTCGATGGAGTGGACCGCAGGCATCTCCAGATGATCCTTGTTGGGCTGGCAGAACCTCACGTCGTACTTGGTGAGGGTGTCGCCGGCAGGAAGGTGCTTGACGTCCGCCACGCGCACGAACGGTGCCGCCACCTTGGTGTGGTCCAGGTTGAAACTCTCGACGTTCATCTTGTGTGCCATGGGTCCATCCTCTCTCAACCGCCTGATTTCCACACGGGGAGTCATTGCGTGAGTCAGTATCACAGCCCAGCAGCGGCGAGGAATCCGTCGCAGTCCCCATCGACTTGCACTTGCTCTCCAGCGGGGATCCAGACAGCCTGGCCATGCACGATTTCCTCAGTGCCCTGCGAACTTGAGCACACCGCATAGCCACCGGTGATGAGCAGGATACGCGCCAAGTCACTGGCCGGCAGGATGGTGGGGCGGGTGGCGTCGAGGTCGAGTTCCCACAGCCGGAACTGGTCATGGCTGCTGGGGAAGACCCGCAGACCGGGGTCGACGTCCTCGGCAGTCATGATGCGCGGTTCCTGGGTCTGGAAGTCGACAATCTCGATCAGAGAGTCGACGTCAATGTGTTTGTCAGTGAGCCCGCCGCGCACGACGTTGTTGGAATCGGCCATGATCTCGATTCCGGTCCCTGACAAGTAGGAATGCATGAGGCCGGGAGGAACGGCCAGCGCTTGCCCGGGCTTGAGGTGGACGCGGTTGAGTATGAGTGCGGCAAGGATTGATGGATCTCCGGGGAAATACTCGTCAAGCTCCACGGCAGTGCGCGCGAACTCACCCAGTGCGGTGTCCTCGCCAACATGGTTGACGGCCCCTGACACCACTTCGACGACGATCTGACGACGCATGTCGTCGCCGGCGAGGCAGTCGAGGAAGGTCTCAGCCAGAGCCGCCGGACCGGAACGCTCCGTCAGGGATCCCAACACGGGGTCGATCGGGGTACGAACGTCGAGACCATCGAAGAGTTGACGGGTCTCGTGCGGGTCCCGGAATCCACACAGTCCTTCGAAGTCACTCATGGCGACCAGGATTTCGGGCTTGGGCCAGTCATCGACGAAGGTGCGCTGGGGGTCGTTGACGTCAATACCAGCCTCGTTCTCGCGGATGAACCCACTCCTGGCCATGTGGGCGTCAGGATGGGCCTGGAGGCTCAGGGGGTGGCGAGCCGCGAGGATCTTGAGGAGGAAGGGCAGCTTCGTGCCGAAGACGTCACGACTGCGTTGACCCAGCTCGTCGGGGTGAGCGTCGAGGTAGTCGTTGAGAGGAGTGCCGTCAAGGGTTGATGGCGAGGAGTCGTGGGCCCCAAGCCAGTATTCGGCCCAGGGTTCGCCGTCGGGTTCTTGCCCCAAGATGTCGGGGATCGCGTCATAGGAGCCCCAGGAGTACGTCCGGACCGTACCGGTCAGGCGTTTCATAGTGTGCCTCTCGTCAATGGTGTCGCATCGTTGACGACGCCGCGTGTGTCATCCGAGCAACTGTGCGCTGCGAGACCGGCGCTGCTGACTGCGGACTCGTTGCAGCCGTCCGACCAGGGACGGCGCATAACGTGCGGCCGACTCATCGTCGATGAGTTCGTTGAGTCGCAAGTGGTAGCGGGGGGACGACATGCCGAGCTTCTCGCGTATGACGGTCTCCTTGTCAAGGCTTGGATTCCCGGCCTGCCAAGATTCCTCGAGGTCCAGGATCGCGCGATCCGATGCACTGAGTTCGTTGAACGCCACGTCGTCGGGAGTGGAGGAATCTGACACGATTCCAGTTTAGGGTCCGGCGCGCGATCGTCGAGCAGCAACGCGGCGCAACCTGCCTGACGCCAACCCTGGGGCAGCGCAATCAGCCACTTTCTGTTCATCAACCCTTTGCACTCGCGGGGTGCGAGTGCTAAACATGTCATTGGCACTCGGCAAGCGAGAGTGCTACCGCCCGAATCGGTGTTGCGAGCGCCGGTGCGAGTGGTTGTCCCGGTGATGAGATC
The genomic region above belongs to Cutibacterium equinum and contains:
- a CDS encoding helical backbone metal receptor, producing MIDDLGAQVPVSGPVRRVVSLVPSITEAIAMTCPDVLVGCTDYCIRPANLEQVVGHEVARVRGTKNPHRAAIVDLRPDLVVANQEENREYDVALLREAGVPVWVTRIDTVSEALTSLTRLFSEGFCVEKPEWLCDAAAEWEEPWSGESRTAIVAVWRDPWICVGQDTYIADVLRKVGVTLVSLPGESRYPHVDLDDLISARPDRVILPDEPYQFGIDDVSAFPDLDVRLVDGQRLAWYGPSMVGARRYLSEVLS
- a CDS encoding S-ribosylhomocysteine lyase, which gives rise to MREDGPMAHKMNVESFNLDHTKVAAPFVRVADVKHLPAGDTLTKYDVRFCQPNKDHLEMPAVHSIEHSFAECVRNHSESVIDFGPMGCQTGFYLIMVGEPDVPAICELVETTLRDILELDATPAANEVQCGWGANHSIKAAQDAARTMLDRRDEWEQVMA
- the manA gene encoding mannose-6-phosphate isomerase, class I, which produces MKRLTGTVRTYSWGSYDAIPDILGQEPDGEPWAEYWLGAHDSSPSTLDGTPLNDYLDAHPDELGQRSRDVFGTKLPFLLKILAARHPLSLQAHPDAHMARSGFIRENEAGIDVNDPQRTFVDDWPKPEILVAMSDFEGLCGFRDPHETRQLFDGLDVRTPIDPVLGSLTERSGPAALAETFLDCLAGDDMRRQIVVEVVSGAVNHVGEDTALGEFARTAVELDEYFPGDPSILAALILNRVHLKPGQALAVPPGLMHSYLSGTGIEIMADSNNVVRGGLTDKHIDVDSLIEIVDFQTQEPRIMTAEDVDPGLRVFPSSHDQFRLWELDLDATRPTILPASDLARILLITGGYAVCSSSQGTEEIVHGQAVWIPAGEQVQVDGDCDGFLAAAGL
- a CDS encoding DUF3263 domain-containing protein, whose translation is MSDSSTPDDVAFNELSASDRAILDLEESWQAGNPSLDKETVIREKLGMSSPRYHLRLNELIDDESAARYAPSLVGRLQRVRSQQRRSRSAQLLG